One window of the Eucalyptus grandis isolate ANBG69807.140 chromosome 6, ASM1654582v1, whole genome shotgun sequence genome contains the following:
- the LOC104448686 gene encoding phosphoglycerate kinase, chloroplastic, with the protein MASAAAPTAFSLLSSSASASSSSSSSSTSGSALLHLRSSGLRSSGLRRLGFAAADPFLAAHVASKLRSLRGKGSRGVVSMAKKSVGDLTGPALKGKKVFVRADLNVPLDDNQNITDDTRVRAAVPTIKYLIQNGARVILSSHLGRPKGVTPKYSLAPLVPRLSELLGIQVVKADDCIGPEVEKLVASLPEGGVLLLENVRFYKEEEKNEPEFAKKLASLADLYVNDAFGTAHRAHASTEGVTKFLKPSVAGFLLQKELDYLVGAVSTPKRPFAAIVGGSKVSSKIGVIESLLEKCDILLLGGGMIFTFYKAQGLSVGSSLVEEDKLDLATSLLKKAKAKGVSLLLPTDVVIADKFAPDANSKIVPASAIPDGWMGLDIGPDSIKTFNDALGTTKTVIWNGPMGVFEFDKFAAGTEAVAKKLAELSAAGVTTIIGGGDSVAAVEKVGVADVMSHISTGGGASLELLEGKELPGVVALDEATPVPV; encoded by the exons ATGGCGTCGGCGGCTGCACCCACcgccttctctctcctctcctcctccgcctccgcctcctcctcctcatcctcatcctccacctCTGGCTCCGCTCTCCTCCACCTCCGCTCCTCCGGCCTCCGCTCCTCCGGCCTCCGCCGCCTGGGCTTCGCCGCTGCCGACCCGTTCTTGGCCGCTCACGTGGCTTCCAAGCTCCGATCTTTGAGGGGCAAGGGGAGCAGAGGGGTCGTGTCCATGGCCAAGAAGAGCGTGGGCGACTTGACCGGCCCCGCCTTGAAGGGGAAGAAGGTGTTCGTGAGGGCCGACCTTAATGTGCCTCTCGACGACAACCAGAACATCACCGATGACACCAGGGTCCGCGCCGCCGTCCCCACCATCAAGTACTTGATCCAAAATGGCGCCAGAGTCATCCTCTCCAGCCACTTG GGCCGACCCAAAGGGGTGACACCAAAGTACAGTTTGGCACCTCTTGTTCCAAGGCTATCTGAACTCCTTGGCATTCAG GTTGTAAAAGCAGATGACTGCATTGGCCCTGAGGTAGAGAAGTTGGTGGCTTCATTGCCTGAGGGCGGTGTTCTTCTTCTTGAGAACGTGAGATTTtacaaagaggaagaaaagaatgaaCCTGAGTTTGCCAAGAAGCTGGCATCATTGGCAGATCTGTATGTAAATGATGCTTTTGGAACAGCACACAGGGCTCATGCTTCTACTGAGGGGGTTACTAAGTTCTTGAAGCCCTCTGTTGCTGGCTTCCTTTTGCAGAAG GAGCTAGACTATCTTGTTGGGGCTGTGTCTACCCCCAAGAGACCATTTGCTGCCATTGTGGGTGGCTCAAAAGTCTCATCCAAGATTGGTGTGATTGAATCTCTTCTAGAGAAGTGTGACATCCTTCTTTTGGGGGGTGGCATGATCTTCACCTTCTACAAGGCACAGGGTCTCTCTGTTGGTTCTTCCTTGGTGGAGGAAGATAAGCTGGATCTTGCAACATCGCTCCTTAAAAAGGCCAAAGCAAAGGGAGTTTCTTTATTGTTGCCCACTGATGTGGTTATTGCGGACAAGTTTGCTCCAGATGCAAACAGCAAG ATAGTGCCAGCATCTGCCATTCCTGATGGCTGGATGGGATTGGATATTGGACCAGACTCTATTAAGACATTTAATGATGCTCTGGGAACTACCAAAACTGTCATCTGGAACGGACCCATGGGAGTGTTTGAGTTTGACAAATTTGCCGCTGGAACTGAG GCTGTTGCAAAGAAGCTAGCAGAGCTCAGTGCCGCAGGAGTGACGACCATTATTGGAGGAGGGGACTCTGTTGCAGCTGTGGAGAAAGTTGGAGTTGCTGATGTGATGAGCCACATATCTACTGGTGGTGGTGCCAGTTTGGAGTTGTTGGAAGGCAAAGAACTTCCTGGTGTTGTTGCTCTAGACGAAGCCACGCCAGTTCCCGTGTGA
- the LOC104448687 gene encoding DCN1-like protein 1: protein MNKLGRSNRDKVQQFMAITGASEKVALQALKASDWHLEGAFDVFYSQPHIRTYTDTRHLEELYHRYKDSYADMILVDGITLLCNDLQVDPQDIVMLVLSWHMKAATMCEFSKQEFISGLQALGIDTLEKFRERIQYMRSELKDDQKFREIYNFAFGWAKEKGQKSLALDTAIGMWQLLFAENQWPLVDHWCQFLQARHNKAISRDTWSQLLEFARTVDPTLSNYDAEGAWPYLIDEFVEYLNENDIVQKSHMDDPAR from the exons ATG AACAAACTGGGGCGGAGCAACCGTGACAAAGTGCAGCAGTTCATGGCAATAACTGGAGCCAG TGAAAAAGTTGCCCTTCAGGCTTTGAAGGCCAGTGATTGGCATCTTGAAGGTGCATTTGATGTATTTTACAGTCAGCCTCATATAAGAACTTATACTGATACAAGACACTTGGAGGAGCTTTACCACAGATATAAAG ATTCCTATGCTGATATGATACTTGTCGATGGGATTACCCTTCTTTGCAATGATCTTCAG GTGGATCCCCAAGATATTGTTATG CTGGTTCTTTCATGGCACATGAAGGCTGCAACGATGTGTGAATTTTCAAAGCAGGAATTCATAAGTGGACTGCAGGCACTTGG GATAGATACCCTGGAGAAATTCCGTGAAAGGATACAATATATGCGCTCTGAGTTGAAAGATGACC AAAAGTTCCGGGAAATATATAACTTCGCATTTGGTtgggcaaaagaaaag GGTCAAAAATCCTTGGCACTCGATACAGCAATTGGGATGTGGCAATTACTTTTTGCTGAAAATCAATGGCCATTAGTTGATCACTGGTGTCAGTTTTTACAG GCCCGTCATAATAAGGCAATCTCCAGGGACACATGGTCTCAACTATTGGAGTTCGCCAGG ACTGTGGACCCAACCCTGTCTAATTACGATGCTGAAGGTGCTTGGCCATATCTTATTGATGAATTCGTCGAATACCTGAATGAAAATGACATTGTCCAGAAGAGTCACATGGATGATCCTGCCCGATGA